One region of Ornithinibacter aureus genomic DNA includes:
- the fahA gene encoding fumarylacetoacetase, whose product MTWLDLPADHPFGIHNLPYGVFSTHGTQRRVGVRVGDHVLDVAACAEQAGMESGAVWRAGSLNPFLAQGRAAWTAAREWLTEQLTNEAHRECVEAHLVPVAEVTMHLPIEVADYVDFYASEHHATNVGRMFRPDSEPLTPNWKHLPIGYHGRSGTVVVSGTDIVRPCGQRKPPTEPVPVFGPSARLDIEAELGFVIGGATTLGAPVALADAGEHLFGVVILNDWSARDLQAWEYVPLGPFLGKSFATSISPWVVTMDALGAARVPLPGQDPEPLPYLRGEPTADGASTASGLDISLEVEWNGTVVARPQFRDMYWSPAQMLAHMTVNGATLRDGDLFGSGTISGAEKDTRGSFLELSWSGAERVTLADGSQRTFLEDGDTVVLTAVAPGPDGSVIGLGECVGRVLPAR is encoded by the coding sequence ATGACCTGGCTCGACCTGCCCGCCGACCACCCTTTCGGCATCCACAACCTGCCCTACGGGGTCTTCTCGACCCACGGCACGCAGCGACGCGTGGGGGTTCGCGTGGGCGACCACGTGCTCGACGTCGCCGCGTGCGCCGAGCAGGCGGGCATGGAGTCCGGCGCGGTGTGGCGGGCGGGCTCGCTCAACCCGTTCCTTGCCCAAGGGCGAGCCGCGTGGACGGCCGCCCGGGAGTGGCTCACCGAGCAGCTGACCAACGAGGCGCACCGCGAGTGCGTCGAGGCCCACCTGGTGCCGGTGGCCGAGGTAACGATGCACCTGCCGATCGAGGTCGCCGACTATGTCGACTTCTACGCCAGCGAGCACCACGCCACCAACGTCGGGCGGATGTTCCGGCCCGACTCCGAGCCGCTCACCCCGAACTGGAAACACCTGCCCATCGGTTACCACGGCCGCTCCGGCACCGTCGTCGTCTCGGGCACCGACATCGTGCGCCCCTGCGGCCAGCGCAAGCCCCCGACCGAGCCGGTGCCGGTGTTCGGGCCGTCGGCTCGTCTCGACATCGAGGCCGAGCTGGGCTTCGTCATCGGGGGCGCCACGACCCTCGGTGCGCCGGTGGCTCTCGCGGATGCCGGGGAGCACCTGTTCGGCGTCGTCATCCTCAACGACTGGTCGGCTCGCGACCTCCAGGCGTGGGAGTACGTGCCGCTCGGGCCCTTCCTCGGCAAGTCGTTCGCGACCTCGATCTCACCCTGGGTGGTCACCATGGACGCTCTGGGCGCAGCCCGCGTGCCGCTGCCCGGCCAGGACCCCGAGCCGTTGCCCTACCTGCGCGGTGAGCCGACCGCGGACGGTGCGAGCACGGCATCCGGGCTCGACATCAGCCTGGAGGTCGAGTGGAACGGCACGGTCGTGGCCCGGCCGCAGTTCCGCGACATGTACTGGTCACCCGCGCAGATGCTCGCTCACATGACCGTCAACGGCGCGACGCTTCGTGACGGCGACCTGTTCGGCTCGGGCACCATCTCCGGAGCGGAGAAGGACACGCGGGGCAGCTTCCTGGAACTGTCGTGGAGCGGTGCAGAGCGGGTCACCCTGGCCGACGGGTCACAGCGGACCTTCCTCGAGGACGGCGACACGGTCGTGCTGACTGCAGTTGCCCCCGGACCGGACGGTTCGGTCATCGGCCTCGGCGAGTGCGTAGGAAGGGTGCTGCCAGCCCGCTGA
- a CDS encoding DEAD/DEAH box helicase: protein MSTSAAGHLSPAFPERAAWGTASKLRAWQEEALASYLRSESRDFLAVATPGAGKTTYALRVATELLDRGIIRAVTVVAPTEHLKTQWADAAARVGVHLNPAFSNSTGVQSHEYHGVALTYAQVAANPALHRRRTTDTPTLVILDEIHHGGDAKSWGDGIREAFEPATRRLSLTGTPFRSDTNAIPFLRYEMGEDGILRSASDHTYGYAEALRDGVVRPVLFLAYGGAMRWRTKAGDEVSARLGEPLTKDLTAQAWRTALDPKGEWVPSVLAAADKRLSEVRRHVPDAGGLVIASNQTAARAYAKLLQGITGVAPTVVLSDDAGASTRIETFAADTSRWMVAVRMVSEGVDVPRLCVGVYATSTSTPLYFAQAVGRFVRARKRGETASVFLPSVPVILSHAAAMEVERDHALDRKTTAEGEASLWAEEEGLLAAANRTETEADLEDSSFEALESDAHFDHVLFDAQQFGLHAAVGSQEEQDYLGLPGLLEPEQVTTLLNERQARQSKSATRRGGAGAGGGATASGPSVVSAHRALASQRKELNKLVAAYSSKTGTPHATIHMDLRRACGGPELASATSEQVTERIDRIRRWFVGRC, encoded by the coding sequence ATGAGTACCTCTGCCGCCGGACACCTGTCACCCGCCTTCCCCGAGCGGGCGGCGTGGGGAACCGCTTCGAAGCTGCGCGCCTGGCAGGAAGAGGCGCTGGCCAGCTACCTGCGCAGCGAGAGCCGCGACTTCCTCGCCGTCGCCACCCCCGGCGCCGGCAAGACCACCTACGCCCTGCGGGTCGCGACCGAACTGCTCGACCGCGGCATCATCCGGGCGGTCACCGTCGTCGCCCCGACCGAGCACCTGAAGACCCAGTGGGCGGATGCCGCGGCGCGCGTCGGCGTGCACCTCAACCCTGCGTTCTCCAACTCCACCGGCGTGCAGTCCCACGAGTACCACGGCGTCGCGCTCACCTATGCGCAGGTCGCCGCGAACCCGGCCCTGCACCGCCGCCGGACCACCGACACCCCGACCCTGGTGATCCTCGACGAGATCCACCACGGCGGCGACGCGAAGTCGTGGGGCGACGGCATCCGGGAAGCCTTCGAGCCGGCCACCCGCCGCCTGTCTCTGACCGGCACACCGTTTCGGTCCGACACCAACGCGATCCCGTTCTTGCGCTACGAGATGGGGGAGGACGGCATCCTGCGCTCGGCCTCGGACCACACCTACGGCTACGCCGAGGCGTTGCGCGACGGGGTCGTGCGGCCCGTGCTCTTCCTGGCCTACGGCGGCGCGATGCGCTGGCGCACCAAGGCCGGCGACGAGGTCTCGGCACGTCTGGGCGAACCCCTCACCAAGGACCTCACGGCGCAGGCTTGGCGCACCGCGCTCGACCCCAAGGGGGAGTGGGTGCCCTCGGTGCTCGCTGCTGCCGACAAGCGCTTGAGCGAGGTGCGCCGCCACGTGCCGGATGCCGGTGGGCTGGTGATCGCGTCGAACCAGACGGCCGCTCGCGCGTACGCCAAGCTGCTCCAGGGCATCACCGGGGTGGCGCCCACCGTGGTGCTCTCCGACGATGCCGGGGCGAGCACCCGCATCGAGACGTTCGCAGCCGACACCTCACGGTGGATGGTGGCGGTGCGGATGGTGTCCGAAGGGGTCGACGTGCCGCGCCTGTGCGTGGGCGTCTATGCCACCTCGACCTCGACGCCGCTGTACTTCGCGCAGGCCGTGGGGCGGTTCGTGCGGGCCCGCAAGCGCGGTGAGACGGCGTCGGTGTTCCTGCCCTCGGTGCCCGTGATCCTCAGCCACGCCGCCGCGATGGAGGTCGAGCGCGACCACGCCCTCGACCGCAAGACCACCGCTGAGGGTGAGGCCTCCCTGTGGGCGGAGGAGGAGGGGCTGCTCGCCGCGGCCAACCGCACCGAGACCGAGGCCGACCTCGAGGACAGCTCGTTCGAGGCGCTGGAGTCCGACGCGCACTTCGACCACGTGCTCTTCGACGCCCAGCAGTTCGGCCTGCACGCGGCCGTGGGATCGCAGGAGGAGCAGGACTATCTCGGGCTCCCGGGCCTGCTGGAGCCCGAACAGGTGACGACCCTGCTCAACGAGCGGCAGGCGCGCCAATCCAAGTCGGCGACCCGCCGAGGTGGGGCGGGTGCGGGAGGTGGGGCGACGGCATCCGGCCCGTCGGTGGTCTCTGCGCACCGCGCGCTGGCCTCTCAGCGCAAGGAGCTGAACAAGCTCGTGGCGGCGTACTCGTCGAAGACGGGCACCCCGCACGCGACCATCCACATGGACCTGCGTCGTGCGTGTGGCGGCCCCGAGCTCGCATCGGCGACCAGTGAGCAGGTCACCGAGCGGATCGACCGGATCAGGCGCTGGTTCGTCGGCCGCTGCTAG
- a CDS encoding RDD family protein: protein MSETPSGPGWYDDPDDASQLRYFDGVVWSSHTTPRKSPTIDDSVIGRGAPQQEGAGLQGGWVHPGAPQHGAPLGPGPQGPGSSGWSGPAYGGGQGYGGYGTAYAQRRDVLADGAVLAQWWRRLLARILDSVITSIVAVIVAIPWLGPLFTAVSDFIDASVAAAEAGGAMPDQNAYITEMLAASLPITIVSLVVGLLYETVFLAWRGATPGKMALGTVVRRVDGPGKLTVVDAIKRQLIGLATAVVGVVPVVGLLGSIVSILDPAWLLWDPKRQTLHDKVADTVVVLKQR from the coding sequence ATGAGCGAGACCCCTTCCGGACCCGGCTGGTACGACGATCCTGACGACGCGTCGCAGCTGCGCTACTTCGACGGCGTGGTGTGGAGTTCGCACACCACGCCGCGCAAGTCGCCGACGATCGACGACTCCGTGATCGGCCGTGGTGCGCCGCAGCAGGAGGGTGCCGGCTTGCAGGGCGGGTGGGTTCACCCGGGGGCGCCGCAGCACGGCGCGCCTCTGGGTCCAGGGCCCCAGGGCCCCGGGTCGAGTGGCTGGTCGGGCCCGGCCTACGGGGGCGGTCAGGGATACGGCGGCTACGGCACGGCCTACGCCCAGCGTCGCGACGTGCTTGCCGATGGGGCGGTGCTCGCCCAGTGGTGGCGTCGCCTGCTGGCCCGCATCCTCGACAGCGTCATCACGAGCATCGTGGCCGTGATCGTGGCCATTCCCTGGCTGGGCCCGTTGTTCACGGCCGTCAGCGACTTCATCGACGCCTCCGTGGCGGCGGCAGAGGCGGGTGGGGCCATGCCCGACCAGAACGCCTACATCACCGAGATGCTGGCAGCCAGCCTCCCGATCACCATCGTCAGCCTGGTCGTGGGCCTCCTCTACGAGACGGTGTTCCTCGCCTGGCGTGGCGCCACCCCCGGCAAGATGGCGCTGGGCACGGTGGTTCGTCGCGTCGATGGGCCGGGCAAGCTCACCGTGGTCGATGCCATCAAGCGTCAGCTCATCGGGCTCGCCACCGCTGTCGTCGGTGTGGTGCCGGTGGTGGGGCTGTTGGGCTCGATCGTCAGCATCCTCGACCCAGCGTGGCTGCTCTGGGACCCCAAGCGGCAGACCCTGCACGACAAGGTCGCCGACACGGTGGTCGTGCTCAAGCAGCGCTGA
- a CDS encoding Lrp/AsnC family transcriptional regulator: protein MPRQTGIDDLDARLIALFTEQPHVGVLGASRTLGVARGTVQARLDRLEERGVVTSYAPHVSSEALGYPVTAFCTLEIRQRQGHAPVVAHLSAIPEVLEIHSITGVGDLIVRIVARDNADLGRVIDEIIDDTHVLRANTAICLVTHLDHRTGPLVEAAAASKDS from the coding sequence ATGCCTCGCCAGACAGGGATCGACGATCTCGACGCCCGCCTCATCGCCTTGTTCACCGAGCAACCCCATGTCGGCGTGCTCGGCGCCTCGAGAACGTTGGGCGTCGCGCGGGGCACGGTGCAGGCTCGGCTCGACCGGCTCGAGGAACGCGGGGTCGTCACGTCCTATGCGCCGCACGTCAGTTCCGAGGCCCTGGGCTATCCCGTGACGGCGTTCTGCACCCTGGAGATCCGCCAGCGCCAGGGCCACGCACCGGTCGTCGCACACCTGTCGGCCATCCCCGAGGTGCTGGAGATCCACTCGATCACCGGCGTCGGCGACCTCATCGTGCGCATCGTCGCCCGCGACAACGCCGACCTCGGCCGGGTCATCGACGAGATCATCGACGACACGCACGTGCTGCGGGCCAACACGGCGATCTGCCTGGTGACCCACCTGGACCACCGCACCGGCCCCCTCGTCGAGGCAGCGGCAGCATCCAAGGACTCCTAG
- the hppD gene encoding 4-hydroxyphenylpyruvate dioxygenase: MTDTTMTPASHIDLTEQERQAGLDLQQLKQLVGLVDYDEQQDPFPVTGWDALVFVVGNATQAAHYYQSAWGMELVAYTGPEHGQRDHKAFVLKSGSIRFVIKGAVSPDSPLIAHHAKHGDGVVDISLEVPDVDRCIEQARRAGATILSEPETVSDEHGSVRIAAIATYGETRHTLVQRDIDGVTYAGPYLPGYVTATSTYVKRDGAPKRLFQALDHVVGNVELGKMDEWVGFYNKVMGFVNMAEFIGDDIATDYSALMSKVVANGNHRVKFPLNEPAIAARKSQIDEYLEFYAGPGAQHLALATNDIVRTVDELRKEGVEFLDTPDAYYDDPELRARIGEVRVPIEDLKSRGILVDRDEDGYLLQIFTRPLGDRPTVFFEIIERHGSLGFGKGNFKALFESIEREQERRGNL; this comes from the coding sequence ATGACTGACACGACCATGACGCCTGCCAGCCACATCGACCTCACCGAGCAGGAGCGCCAGGCCGGCCTGGACCTGCAGCAGCTCAAGCAGCTCGTCGGCCTCGTCGACTACGACGAGCAGCAGGACCCGTTCCCCGTCACCGGCTGGGACGCCCTCGTCTTCGTCGTCGGCAACGCCACGCAGGCCGCGCACTACTACCAGAGCGCCTGGGGCATGGAGCTCGTCGCCTACACCGGGCCCGAGCACGGTCAGCGCGACCACAAGGCGTTCGTGCTGAAGTCGGGGTCCATCCGGTTCGTCATCAAGGGTGCGGTCAGCCCGGACAGCCCACTCATCGCGCACCACGCGAAGCACGGCGACGGGGTCGTCGACATCTCCCTCGAGGTGCCCGACGTCGACCGGTGCATCGAGCAGGCCCGCCGCGCCGGTGCCACCATCCTCAGCGAGCCGGAGACGGTCAGCGACGAGCACGGCAGCGTGCGCATCGCGGCGATCGCGACCTACGGCGAGACCCGCCACACCCTCGTTCAGCGCGACATCGACGGCGTCACGTATGCCGGGCCGTACCTTCCCGGGTACGTCACCGCCACCTCCACGTACGTCAAGCGCGACGGCGCCCCCAAGCGGTTGTTCCAGGCGCTCGACCACGTCGTCGGCAACGTCGAGCTCGGCAAGATGGACGAGTGGGTCGGGTTCTACAACAAGGTCATGGGCTTCGTGAACATGGCCGAGTTCATCGGTGACGACATCGCCACCGACTACTCCGCGTTGATGTCCAAGGTCGTCGCCAACGGCAACCACCGAGTGAAGTTCCCCCTGAACGAGCCCGCGATCGCGGCGCGCAAGAGCCAGATCGACGAGTACCTCGAGTTCTATGCCGGCCCCGGTGCCCAGCACCTGGCCCTGGCGACGAACGACATCGTGCGCACCGTCGACGAGCTGCGCAAGGAGGGTGTGGAGTTCCTCGACACCCCCGACGCCTACTACGACGACCCCGAGCTGCGCGCCCGCATCGGCGAGGTGCGCGTGCCGATCGAGGACCTCAAGTCACGCGGCATCCTCGTGGATCGTGACGAGGACGGCTACCTGCTCCAGATCTTCACCCGCCCCCTCGGCGACCGCCCGACGGTGTTCTTCGAGATCATCGAGCGGCACGGCTCGCTCGGCTTCGGCAAGGGCAACTTCAAGGCCCTGTTCGAGTCGATCGAGCGTGAGCAGGAGCGCCGCGGCAACCTCTGA